In Mytilus edulis unplaced genomic scaffold, xbMytEdul2.2 SCAFFOLD_872, whole genome shotgun sequence, the sequence CAAAGTGGATGAACTGGTAAAATAGCATCTTGTATAgaacagagctccagataagctgcgtatttgcgtgatcacgcaatacaaatgataaaaaatttgGACAGAGGAATAATGTAGATCAGCTGTATGAATTTTGGACCACACTGTAAAATGCATAAGGAGGCTTGaggatacaaaaatttcaaataaattttcaatatatattttttttattacaaattttttatCTACACCTACACTAtaagttgttactttatgatatggtaataAACCCAAAAAAATAAATTCGTTTTGTCCCCAGATGACTaattttatatcattgaaaaagctccaaattatctccctttggtgcaaaaatgccattttttttgcatcaaaattgaaatatcttttttaacttatcagtgacctatatttttaaatatttttttttcaaataagctgtacttcaactaaacaattgtaaaatttaaatgatttctgtaattaatttctttttttatttagatataacctctatttctcctattagttcaacagaaaaaaaagtaccttaacaaaaatgcaagCTTTATTCGAAGGCAGAAAGTGAGCTTAAATGAACTGTTAccccattttttaattttgattttgggatacgattgcacccgctttcaagcaatctgtagagtTGTACCAGTGGCTCAGGAcaatgccctcacgtcaaccgttttattttaaacattaaggaccatctcagattcttatgattgtcttgctttaaaaggtaaaaaacaaacaaagggattgaaattaaacaactttcctataatgttcttttcataatcttcatgtttgatatttcccttgacttatatgcgtgtttttaacaacacagaaaatcagaattaagcagtatttatatttagtgtttttataaatttagaaacacgtcagaggaaATTCCCCAGTTGTGATAAAAATgtgagagttctctgaattcagataaatctatttctgtcatataagaactgaagtggagttttacttatatgtcaccgttattaatctgatatttgatattgtacttccataaaaaaaaaatagcgaaCCATTTAGGTTTAATATACATTCTTACTacagggtttgtttaggtaattatgcgcatgcgtatagatTAAATGGTTGCTCTTGATTCAAGTTGTCTCCCTTCCTGCAGTCACTTCCGtgaattttaaatcaaaacaacACGTTGAGAAAAATTatctcgttctgtcaataaacgtcgtattatattaaaaacgatcgcaatttaaaccgaggaatgtgtacggaaaggagtcatcactgacccaaaggaaattaaatatttaaagagttaggaatggggttcctcctagaattaacgttggaaaataggtgataagatacaaaGTGAAAtacttctctcactctgagtctcagtgactgctgtggaaagtaaacttggaattgatagtacaaaaataaaacacaatagacctaagtacattgttcataaaCTTTTAAcagggattggctattttgtaactattcagataacgtaaataaaattacattttacatgtgcagttgaattagttgtgaaaataaaattatccagctacatgtatacatgtgtcaataaaaactatcgcaatcgtatccctcagagcaatctgctctttgattctTATAAGTATATGAAAAAATTCatctattgaaaaaaatagccaaatcttatatttaaaaaaaaaatgggtttaTACCAACGAGCCCCCTTAAAAGGATCTTTCACATGTTGGATGAATgccttttgatttgtttttacaaagaaATATCTACTGTGTGTAATTTACTAAGCTTATCTTTTCCAAAACTAGAACACCCTATTTGTAACTGGCCATCTTGATTTATATTCAGACATAAGGGTTTCTCAATACCCTGACTTTCATTGAGACTAGTGACTAGACAACCTTCCATAGATAACATGTGAACAGCATTGCTGTTAGTGTCTGAGACTAAAATTAAACCCTTGGAAGTTGTAACAAGGTCCTGaggaatgaaattatttttagaatttatGCTGTGATGACCTTTGTATGTCCATTTTAGGTTCCCATATTTTCCAAGGACAACCACTCTACCTTCCCATGGTTTATTATTTTTACTATCAATTACACAGATGTCCTCATTTATATTTGATGTGATTACACCTGGTAAGGAAAATAATCTCTGATTGTTTGTATCATACTCGTATGTTCTCATGTGTCTACAGTTATAATCATACACAAGTATCCCTCTTCTACTTTCATTTTGCAGTGGAAACAATACACCATTATCCCTAAAtccaatgaaaatattttttagagTTGCATGAATTCCTCTGGCATAAAGTGGTGAGATAGAGGTAAATGTTTCCACCTTACTGTCTGGTGTAAAAGTTGGTAGGCATTTAATTTCTGATGATGCAAGAACTGTGAATAGTAATGTATTGTCTTTTGCTTTTGTCATGTCAACAATGGTAACTTTGTCAACCACTGCTATACTTGTAGTTTCACATTTTGAATTCTTAAGTCTAAATGACTTGATCTTTGATTCTCCGAAAAgacataaaatatttgaattatctTCAAAAGTTTCAATCTTCCAGATGCTCCCCTCAGACGTAAATGTTTCAGCGACCTTGAACACTGGAATGGTTAATATAGAACCAAACGCTTCTTTGTTATCATCGataatttttgtttctaaaaagACTGTTATTTGTTCAGATATTGTATTCTCTGGTCTTGTAGGCAAATCATTGTCTAGTTTACCAGAAGCTGTAAAAACAGCCAATGCATTGTGGGATTGGAAGGTCTCTTCAATTTTAGCTTTGTTTCTTGTAAGGGCGTCACTTTTTTCTGCAGTTTCCTTCAACTGTCTTGACATTTCTTCCTCCCTCGGCTTCCACAGCTTGTCTAACTCTGTGATGAGATTCTCTCTTTGTTTAGTGATGATTTCTTTTAGTTCACTTTCCTTTTTcaagattcttttttttatttcatcgtACTGGTCATTTTCGACAGATTTAATCTGTTTCAGTTCTTTTTCAAGGTCAGCATAAAAAGGCAATTCCTGTTGAATTTTATCATCAAACTCTTGCAGTTCTTTTACTTTCCTTTGATACACTTCAGCGATTTTTGTCAGATTATGAGTTCTATGTGACTCTAGTAGACAAACCGCACAAAGCAACACCTTACAATCTTCGCAGTAAATAAAGCATTGTTCGTCATTGTGAATCAAACATTGAATATCCTTCAGGTCCAAATGACGAATAGTTTCACTTGCTCCCAAGTTACTGAATTCTTTCAGATCAAGAACTTGATGAACctcagttttctttatttttgtgtgaattttaattttacatcCTTCACACAGAATTAAATCACAATTGACACATTTATATTTTGGTTCATTTGAAGTTTCACAGAATTGACAAACCATTAAGTTCTGAGCCATTTTTATACGGTATGAATTTTTTGCTATCAAATGAATGCCTTTCAGACTTTGTACCTTACAATCTATACCATTTGATGTCATTCAAGGTGAAACAAGTTGGAAAAAATCTTTTTTCCAGTTTCATTTCTCTTTTCCAATAATCTTTTAATTAAGAATTCTTTCATTTTAATCCATATCCTACAAATTCTAGTTGTTTAATGTAACAGACTTAAAGtaattaagaataaaaataaactgaaattgAAGTAAATTACccattgaaaataaatgaaccagTCCTAAGATAAGATTTACTTCCTGgtttaaaatgtattgataacttTTTACCTTATCAACCAGTTCATAGTTCAGCTATTTATATATTGTTCTGTAGTGAAGTAATCGTGAGATCAGCACAGGAgcatttttgtttatcatatcatagacatatgtaaaaaaaaatatttaaaaattttgacatGAACACAGCTTTAGTTTTTATGAATTTATATAAAGAATTCAAAAGTGGACAATATATGGTATATATGATAAAAACCAAAAGTATTGATTTTAGATGTAAAATCATCATTGATTTTCTCCTAtttgttaaatgttaaatttgcacttttcaaaaaattgtgcagaatttaattactgtaaattcagaaattattgcaagcatttattattgtgaatttgtcattttagactaaaatgtgattttaattttaaatttgtgatattgagaaaattcctgtttaaggtagcacaatacaaaaaaATTTCACCCCctatcagacatctttaaactgatgttattccactcatccttctttaaattttataaatgagataccaaaagaaagaagaaggagcTTTAAATAGtgataattttattatgacataattattacataattaattgtttttgtaattagttgctatattgtgatgtccataattgaatgaatttagcttctttgttattcatagcatcccgaAAATATTtgatagattcttgcacaacacagtttgacctccaatatactgtgtctcagatttttcctattgtatttcattctctcataaatcttcaatgaagtttgcaacatcaattcataagagatcactaaattcaattgggtataaaatttgttctattgatgtttttagaaattttgtttcaataatccaaactttgaaaaaaatgcattttatttgtaCAGTGTTTATGtgaattgtaaatttaaaattgctatATATGCAATTATaatgctaaataaacaccctgtAGGGTCTTGTCATAACTCTTATAGAAATGGAAAGGATGATTATTGTTAtgtaaaaatacatgtatctgtgttctaatataaattatttcaaagtacCTTTtctttcatgtacatgtacatgtatgaattatAAGACTCTCAAACACGTAAACATGGTAAACGGTAAACTTATTTCTAaatcaaaatttgtttatatatatcttaaatgttTTGCATTTGTATTTGATTACTGAGTCCTCTATAAAATTCAGACCAGTATCTTATATAACCCAGTATTACCCaataaaacccagtaaaacccgggttttcccagtatttcccactgggctgcgGCAATACttataaaacccgggtttttgccaaccctgcaTGATATAAAGATCTATATTTATGACTCAATTTGTTATTTCtcaatttacagaaaataaatgaGATGAAGGTAGATGTGAAAAAAGATGAGACAAAAGCACAATTAATTCAACATCTTAATACGTGAAGAGCTACATACAAGGGTTATAAATCAGCTTATTGTATCAACTTTGCCTTTCATAGAGATTTGAATAGAGTATATTGTTGGAACCCCCCTTCTGTTTTTTTTACGATCAATACCTTTGAATGAGTATTTAtggttgaaaccccccttttaTCCAGAGTTCTAGacacccctttttttttaaatggctggatcagccccctaatttttatttagtaataCACTAATCTGACAGTTGActttaacaacaatttttttatattaacaggtGATGGAGACCAATATAGTTTTACAAGAGAATGGACAGCCAGAGACATTAACATTTGTGTCCACGGTGCCATTAACATGTGAAACAGAGAAGTGTAAACTAGACATGGTGTTAACAGTTAAATATCCAAAAGGTTAGGATCTCATTTGTTCATTAGAATCATAATAACTAACAAATGCATGTTTATTCTTTACATACAActtcaatacattaaaaaaacagAATTCCTAATGAAAATTATACTTCAATATGCATAATAATAATAACACTGGTCACTGCCCAAACTTTGATAATCAAATTTGGTGCAAACTTTCTTTATATACTGCCTGCCAAAACCGGATTACACCTTTTGTGAAAACTTAATAGAATACATTACATATTTCAGAACTCATATGAGAACCtcacatgaatatatattttgaatttcatGTATTTTAGTATAATAGAAAAAAGAAGGATAAGGATAAGGCGGTATATACAGtcgtgacacaaaatcagtacattcacaacacaaaattttaaacaacaacaacacaaaaagcaaaggaagaatgtttttattgctgttcttcatctcacaGTGAGACATCAACAGGGAGCCAAAAAAACTCTCACCTTACTGGAAGTTTAAGACGGCACCAATCACCACTCACTGTACAGACACCTTATCATATTGTTATATTTCTGCATTTTTTAAGTATTCAAAAAGTTCCAGGATAATAAATCTGTTCGctatattatttttgtaattcCAGGGAATACACTGTCAAATGTTTTACTATCCCGTTGTATCCTAGAGTTCCGACCTAATGACAGATGTCAAGGTATTGGATGCATCACACAACAGGTCAAGGTTGCAATGACCCCTAACCTTTACACTTTAAATGTCAAGGACATTCATATTTCTGGCTACCTGTATGTGGATGAACAGGTCATGTGGAATCAAGATACTGTACAAGCAAAGGTAAATTAATGTCAAATGTTTTTTCGCAATATGACATTTGAGCTTTATATCAATATTTAGCAGTTTAATAATTTCTATGACCCTTGGTCCTCAGTAGGACACTACAAAATTGGTTTCTCAAGGTCACCTTAACTAAATAGGTTTTTATGCAAAATGACCTTTGAACTTTTATCAATTTTTGTCAGTTTTAATAATTTGATGACCTAATGTTCCTCAGTACATCCAAAATTTGTTTCCCTTCTCTAACATAAGTTTCCCTctactaaattttataaaagtaatcaCAATGCATAACCACAAAACTCAGACCGAGGTGTAATTTgagtggcgtcacttttaccattatGGAGTTGCATGAATGTTTCTTTACAAATGGAAGGAATGCTGAATAATTGAAcagttaatatttttatttgtagatAAAAGTGATAGATCTGCCATCAGCTTCCTGTTACATGACTGCTGGTGTATTTATTTTGTCATTCCAGAACAAGTAAGAAAacctaaaatgaaatatttgttttatacatcattgaaaaattAGTATGCATATGAATAACATGAAATAATTTGCGGTGCAAAGTCATTTAGAAGGAAATCAAACAACAGGCAGTTACACATGTTCTGTCTTCAATCTTTGTTTTTAACATGAATTTTGTCAAGATTTGAATTGCCTTTAAGTTTTATTCTAGTTATCTATCATAACCTCctaatttcttgattgacaaaacacttttactataaaaacaaaacaagctCTTTATTATAAGTGCATGCTCATTTGCCTGCAGAATACAATTAGTGTTTTCAGACTGACACTCTCCCCCTTTTTAATCCTGAATAGTGGTTcttagatattagaagatgtggtatgaatgccaatgagactactctacatcgatccaagtcacaatttataaaagttaaccattataggtaaaagtacagTTTTCAACCAGTGAAAATCAGGTTCCTAACTTAGGACATGTGTATTTAAATGCAGctggtttaaacattttaataggtacccaccttcacccttacctgaaacaatagggtaacatcacaacatagaaagacacataTATGATTTTAGTTTTAACTCTTAAATTTTGTTAGAAAGTTTCAAATAGCCTATTTAATAGAAGTTGAAATCAATTAATTGTATAATTGCGCCTTTTATTTATGCTTTCAGTATGTCTAAATTATCTAGAAGAGGAACATACATCCTCCTGAAGAGCAGAAATAATGAGTTTGAggtaagtatatattttttaagtattTCGTCCTATTCAAAAAGTCatgaaatcatttatttttatgcttcacctacgatagtagaggggcattatgttttctggtcagtgCATCTGTTTTGTTCGTTTGTTTGCCTATCTGTCCCATTTGTTTGTTGGTCCTGTCTGtctggcttcaggttaaagtttttggtcaagatagttgttgatgaagttgaagtccaatcaacttgaaactcagtacacatgttccctatgatatgatctttctaattttaattccaaattagaggtttaaccccattttcacggtccactgaacatataaaatgatcgtgtgagtggggcatccgtgtactggggacaaattcttgttttaatatattatgtCACATAATAAGTTCTGATTGAAAATATGTTCTGTTCTCCACCAAAAATGTGCATGTGTTTTAAATTCTCTTCATTTTACATGTATTGCTtgaaacattatatttatatcacACAAGTTGAAGATCTGCAccaatatatttaattaaacagatatattatGTTATGGATGTGTACTTGCAAAAAAATATCATTCTAGGGACCTATTAAATTTCCTGAGCTGCTAGGCaaatttttcgcaaatacccctccataacatgatttATCGGTAATtcatatattttccctttgatcttactgcctaatattttcaagtatcaacgtactggctgtatcactgaaaatattaggcaatacattgtgtgacgtcataattaccgataaacagaatattaggtagttttgtttttgatactgactatatcatgtggaatatcttaacgggctcgtctagatattcgacatgatatagtcagtatcaaaaacgaaactacctattattctatatatatctgtttaattacaccgattGGCTTTTGATTGAAACTCTCTGTACTGGTGAAAGGAAAATATTTTAGTTTAAGGCAAATTTCACAAGCAGTGgtgaaaaatatgcaaatttgtttaaaatgggAAAAAAAAGGTTAGAATAAGCGAAAAATACATTGGCtaccaaccaatcaaaatacagtATTCTTATATATCTTTAACAGATTCAGATACGAGTGACCAGCTGTCCAGATGAAAATTTACTTTGTGTTTGTGGTGCTGCCATCTACTACAAGGAGACAAGACTGATAATAGACAGATGTAGGTCAACTAATAAGGAAGGGGATATATTTATACAATATCGCCCTGCCATGAGGGCTAACATGAAAATATTCGAAGGACGGCATGGGAAATTGATATATGTAAgtataagaaagaaataaaaaaacagtcAGTGGTTCTCTCTGGGAAAGCATTCTTCCTTCATTAATATAAACCAGTCCACAATATACTGTATATTCTTCATTTCTCGCTGTTTACCAATTTTCATAGATAAGTTGTAcaaggaaatcacgaatttaaaagTTCAACAAATTACATTTTTTCTGAATGGTTATAAGACTTTTGGAAAATTACGAAATCAAATATCAgcaaaaatgcaaattttcctcAATTCAccaaaatgaatccacagtagccaATGATGCTGAAGGTgacattaaacaccaaaaatctATCAAGTAATCAGTCTACATTTTTAAAAGGCTAACAAAAACATCATGGAGCAAAAACAAGGTTACAATAATCAACATGCAGGATGTTTTGTAGGGCTAAAGTTGAGGCCCCTCATAGGGTTTGTCCAAAGTATAACATAATCTTTTGTCGATATAATTGCATAatcattaattttttgttttaagtatcaaacaatcaaaaatactgtcctagattatcaaatattctaatatgacgtgcttctttagctttgtaaagaaaccatactttattatccaataaaattagtttacacatgcgtatattgactacggcagaaaaatgaattttattaaattggtatacgcatttaatgtatttcattaacttgggacactttcaaacactaaaatatgatacacattttgttactaatacttttacaatgacaacaatgtgttacaattcgaaattgacatatttgacctagataccgcaatgttcatgttggctgttctaaCTTCAAAACCCCTCCCACTGAAAAACACGTTTCATCTATCTTGTTAAAAGgcatgtatataataatttcattgaaacatatgatctgacgatataatataaaataaagtataggttaATTATAACTGTTGtactgcaatgacaaaattgtttcatatttatgatgaaatggattgaccctagcagggaatagaaccccattctcctataaaaaaaataggcgtaattaccaatataccaccaaggtttccaatctattttacaaatgcaacaagattgtctctcagtattaattttaatcatcatgtaATACAGCATTTGAAATCGTCAGATGCACAAAGGCGTACATGCCCTTTTATCAACTTTACAGGGTGAAGCTACCGCAAGttaagtccaaataattatgacgtctggcaaggctattttattttttttctgtgacgccgttgaaggaaggcgtcccagaaaaaaattaaaatagccttgccagacgtcgtaattatttggactaccgcAAGTATAAATGAATCTCTGTCAAAGGGCCCCTCCAGCCCTCCTGCCAAGTCTCGAATGTCAGCGCAACTTCATCAAGGAATCCTGTATCAGATATGaacatatttaccaatgctaCAAAATTAATTTAGTAAATAAAGATCGACCTACCCGATTCTCCTTGTGCGTCCACCGCCATTGACAACTGACTTGAAAATGTGCGTGTCAGAAATTGACCTCATAGACAAAGACGTTGACTTATAACTTTTCTGTTATTTTGTGACACAAATATTGTTTAAGttaataaatttgttaatttctgtttcaattttaaattttagaaatacacaactttgcgaaattaaactggtttaaactagttggataaaaatcgacagggaggttgatggaagagcctacacaaatatAGTACCCTTGTACACAgcgaacatagaaattaccgtaattgtcctaatcagaatcgaaataattgatgccagctatactttattttagttttaacatgggtatcgctctggcaaaaataatcacgaatataatgcctacccatgttaaaactacaataaagtatagctggcatcaattatttcttaaatcaaataatcatgaataaTTTGGTATAGTAATCAAATGATCACTTTAAAAAaagccaagtaatcacataaagAAGGCTCAAAGTTTACGGAAAAACgtttgaaaatgaaaatcttGTTTATCAAAATAGTATCTCTAAGCAACTTTCTCTTCAGATTGTTTTGGACAATAAAGCTCAGGTACGAATTGACCTTCGACACCAAAGTATGACCTTGACTGTCCAGTCATCAGGCTATTTTACAGACAGGATGGATGGATTGTGTGGTCAGATTGGTAATAATACATGGTACCATAGCAACGATGTACAGACAAGTCAGCCTCTTGTTGATTGGAGGTAAGTTACATAGTCTGATCCATATAAGGTGTTGTCATCATTTAATTGTTCTTCTACCATTCCACATACTGTAGAAACATTTCTTTCCATGGGGTTAAAATAGCAATACAAATGTCAGACATCTTGGATATTTAAAGATCCCATAATTAGCTGTATTGAATGTGCTGGCTTCTATTGAGGAGCATTTGGCCTCTAGATCAACcaagcatttattttttttgccccatttattatgccccatttatgtcCAGTATGTTCGTCTgccccgcttcaggttaaagtttttggtcgaggtcgttccactgaacatagaaaatgatagtgctattggggcatcagtgtactatggacacattcttggtttTTAATGTTCTGCGTCTTTGCTTAGCATGCTCCAGTTATGTATCAGAAAAGAATTTTGTGAAATTATTCATCTTTTAATGGAATTGATAATAGTATTATTAATTCTTACAGTGGTAACATATGGAGATCTTATCGAAAAGTTTTTTTCAGGTTACTTCCAGGACTTAGTTTGTTTGAGAATTATGAACTCTTATTGATGACCTTGACCCCATCAGATGCCAGAATGTGATTGTTCCCTGTCTTCATATGAGACTTCCTGTCCAAAATCATCTGCTGCAATGCCAcagtttttatttcatctgaaagAGACAACATTCTATTGGATAAACAAAACACAAGGAACCAATCAAATACCAGATTACATGTTTGAAGGAGATTTTGATGATGAAGAAATTGAAACTAAACAGCCTGTCAAGGATGGCCAGCTTGCAAATGACAgttgtaaaaatatgtttatgacGTCAGGGATTGCCAAAACTTTGCTTAAATAGAATTAGAATTGACATAGACACAGTGATGAATATCTGTGTTGCCTTGGCAACCTCATATCAAAATTCAACATGGATGCCAGAGGTTTTACGTTTGCTAGAAAATTTATGTGAAACACAATTGAATAAAAGAACAAATTCTACTGATTTGGGAGAAGTTGCTGATGTGAATATTGAAGACATTCGTCAAGCAATTCTTTGTCCTGAAGGTTGCTATGGTAATGGCATTTGTATAGAAAATGGCTGTTTTTGTTACCAAGGATTCTCTGGAATAGAATGTCTCACCAAAACAGGTaaagtttttttataataattcatcTTTTAGATTTAGCTTCAAGTACTTTGAAAATggtaaatttaagaaataattgatgcaagctatactttattgtagttttaacatgggtaggcattatattcgtgattatttttgctccgagcgatagtgagggctaaaataacacgaatataatgcctacccatgttaaaactacaataaagtatagcttgcatcaattatttcaattctgaTTAGgtacaattaaggtaatttctatgtccaatGTGTATTAGGGTGAAGCtattgtgtaggctcttccatgaacctcccttttttgtttgtaaagaagcaaacggctggcactgtgatttttcagagggaggagttttgaacagccagcatgaacggttgttgTATCTAggtaaaaaatatcaatttcggaatgcaacacattacagtcataataaatgaattagtaacaacatgtgcatcatttaagagtttagaagtgttttaaattaatgaaatatttttaaatgcatgccaatttgatacaaaattcattattctgcagtaatCAATATATGCATgtgcaaaaaaataattattggatttagagcatgggtttattcatatGGGGTaaga encodes:
- the LOC139504622 gene encoding uncharacterized protein; this encodes MTSNGIDCKVQSLKGIHLIAKNSYRIKMAQNLMVCQFCETSNEPKYKCVNCDLILCEGCKIKIHTKIKKTEVHQVLDLKEFSNLGASETIRHLDLKDIQCLIHNDEQCFIYCEDCKVLLCAVCLLESHRTHNLTKIAEVYQRKVKELQEFDDKIQQELPFYADLEKELKQIKSVENDQYDEIKKRILKKESELKEIITKQRENLITELDKLWKPREEEMSRQLKETAEKSDALTRNKAKIEETFQSHNALAVFTASGKLDNDLPTRPENTISEQITVFLETKIIDDNKEAFGSILTIPVFKVAETFTSEGSIWKIETFEDNSNILCLFGESKIKSFRLKNSKCETTSIAVVDKVTIVDMTKAKDNTLLFTVLASSEIKCLPTFTPDSKVETFTSISPLYARGIHATLKNIFIGFRDNGVLFPLQNESRRGILVYDYNCRHMRTYEYDTNNQRLFSLPGVITSNINEDICVIDSKNNKPWEGRVVVLGKYGNLKWTYKGHHSINSKNNFIPQDLVTTSKGLILVSDTNSNAVHMLSMEGCLVTSLNESQGIEKPLCLNINQDGQLQIGCSSFGKDKLSKLHTVDISL
- the LOC139504621 gene encoding von Willebrand factor D and EGF domain-containing protein-like, producing MPVHQKQSKSSELLFLGIQVMETNIVLQENGQPETLTFVSTVPLTCETEKCKLDMVLTVKYPKGNTLSNVLLSRCILEFRPNDRCQGIGCITQQVKVAMTPNLYTLNVKDIHISGYLYVDEQVMWNQDTVQAKIKVIDLPSASCYMTAGVFILSFQNNMSKLSRRGTYILLKSRNNEFEIQIRVTSCPDENLLCVCGAAIYYKETRLIIDRCRSTNKEGDIFIQYRPAMRANMKIFEGRHGKLIYIVLDNKAQVRIDLRHQSMTLTVQSSGYFTDRMDGLCGQIGNNTWYHSNDVQTSQPLVDWRLLPGLSLFENYELLLMTLTPSDARM